The following proteins come from a genomic window of Streptomyces sp. Sge12:
- a CDS encoding RNA ligase family protein — MHPQPHPWTPYPKIPANTRLGEARGRNWVAHEKIHGANFAVVCDATGAHPAKRRELLADAGLDDFFGVGRIWPALAVAATRCARTLREDTGAPASATVTVYGELAGGRYPHPDVPATPGAEPVQTGVWYAPDLLWLPFDATVAGEDGLRWVGDRTLRAAAAAAGLLCVPLLAEGPLARLQELPAVFPTRLPGLLGLPALPDNLAEGLVVKPADASHDSGRPMAKFKQPAFAEDERFDGSRPYAAPADGAAGVPGWLLAHGTGLLTPARAASAVSKLGPRTPQADLAAEIARDATEEVAQALGGLDGATHRALEGSLHAGALALARFDAADRRA; from the coding sequence GTGCACCCGCAACCCCACCCCTGGACCCCCTATCCGAAGATCCCTGCGAACACCCGGCTGGGAGAGGCCCGCGGGCGCAACTGGGTGGCCCACGAGAAGATCCACGGCGCCAACTTCGCCGTCGTGTGCGACGCGACGGGCGCACATCCCGCCAAACGGCGCGAACTGCTCGCGGACGCCGGCCTGGACGACTTCTTCGGCGTCGGCCGGATCTGGCCCGCCCTGGCCGTCGCCGCGACCCGCTGCGCCCGGACCCTGCGCGAGGACACCGGAGCCCCGGCCTCCGCGACCGTCACCGTCTACGGCGAACTCGCGGGCGGCCGCTACCCCCACCCCGACGTACCCGCCACCCCCGGGGCCGAGCCCGTACAGACCGGCGTCTGGTACGCGCCCGACCTGCTCTGGCTGCCCTTCGACGCCACCGTCGCCGGTGAGGACGGCCTGCGCTGGGTCGGCGACCGGACCCTGCGCGCCGCGGCGGCCGCGGCCGGGCTGCTCTGCGTCCCGCTGCTGGCCGAAGGCCCGCTCGCGCGCCTCCAGGAGCTGCCGGCGGTCTTCCCCACCCGGCTGCCCGGCCTGCTGGGCCTGCCCGCGCTGCCCGACAACCTCGCCGAGGGCCTCGTCGTCAAGCCCGCCGACGCATCCCACGACTCGGGGCGGCCCATGGCCAAGTTCAAGCAGCCGGCCTTCGCCGAGGACGAGCGGTTCGACGGTTCACGCCCCTACGCGGCCCCGGCCGACGGCGCGGCCGGAGTCCCCGGCTGGCTGCTCGCCCACGGAACGGGCCTGCTCACCCCGGCCCGGGCCGCGTCGGCGGTCAGCAAGCTGGGGCCTCGTACCCCGCAGGCAGACCTGGCCGCCGAGATAGCCCGTGACGCCACCGAGGAGGTCGCGCAGGCGCTGGGCGGCCTGGACGGGGCGACGCACCGCGCGCTGGAGGGCTCCCTGCACGCCGGAGCCCTCGCCCTGGCCCGCTTCGACGCGGCCGACCGCCGGGCCTGA
- a CDS encoding S41 family peptidase — MPTTEVIIESALARIGAGYVFPEKAVAVDAAIRGRLAAGAYEGLDGPALCAAVTAHLQEVCPDKHLRLLWTDEPQSLDPVDEDGGQAAFLALLRAENQGIRRVERLEGNIGLIEIGRIASATEGASAIGAAMQLVAHSSALVLDLRGCLGGLPEGAALWCSYFFPDDQVHLNDIYDRTSDTTRQFWTTGHLSGPRYLDRPVHILTSGITFSGGEDVSYTLQAQGRAVVVGETTRGGAHPTARYPVSEHVLVTVPVARSINTVTGGNWEGTGVLPDVRVPAEQALEAALKALRTGL, encoded by the coding sequence ATGCCTACCACTGAAGTGATCATCGAGAGTGCCCTGGCCCGGATCGGCGCGGGGTACGTCTTTCCCGAGAAGGCGGTCGCCGTCGACGCCGCGATACGCGGCCGTCTCGCCGCGGGTGCCTACGAGGGCCTGGACGGGCCGGCGCTCTGCGCGGCGGTGACGGCGCACCTCCAGGAGGTCTGCCCGGACAAGCACTTGCGTCTGCTGTGGACGGACGAGCCGCAGTCGCTGGATCCGGTGGACGAGGACGGCGGGCAGGCCGCGTTCCTGGCACTGCTCCGCGCCGAGAACCAGGGGATCCGGCGCGTCGAGCGGCTGGAGGGCAACATCGGGCTGATCGAGATCGGGCGGATCGCGAGCGCCACCGAGGGAGCGAGCGCGATCGGCGCGGCGATGCAGCTGGTCGCCCACAGCTCCGCCCTGGTGCTGGACCTGCGCGGCTGCCTCGGCGGCCTGCCGGAGGGGGCGGCACTGTGGTGCAGCTACTTCTTCCCCGACGACCAGGTGCACCTGAACGACATCTACGACCGGACCTCGGACACGACCCGCCAGTTCTGGACGACCGGGCACCTGTCCGGGCCGCGCTATCTGGACCGGCCGGTGCACATCCTGACCAGCGGGATCACCTTCTCCGGGGGCGAGGACGTGTCGTACACCCTGCAGGCGCAGGGGCGGGCCGTGGTGGTGGGTGAGACGACCCGGGGCGGCGCCCATCCGACGGCCCGGTACCCGGTCTCCGAGCACGTGCTCGTGACCGTGCCCGTGGCCCGGTCGATCAACACCGTCACGGGTGGCAACTGGGAGGGCACGGGCGTGCTGCCCGACGTCCGGGTCCCCGCGGAGCAGGCTCTGGAGGCGGCGCTGAAGGCCCTGCGGACCGGCCTCTGA
- a CDS encoding SpoIIE family protein phosphatase, whose protein sequence is MAIVVLLAAGALLALVLQSKHDTEREARNRSVSVAQTFAHSLGLQDTLKTSDPSAVLQPLAETTRKAAGVDFVVVMDTKGIRYSHPQPDRIGKRFVGTIEPSLKGQVHTESVDGPLGKEIQAVVPVTGPDGKVVGLVSAGLTVKNVTGVVDRQLPVILLAIATGLALATVGTALISRRLRRQTHGLGTQEMTRMYEHHDAVLHAVREGVLITDGEGRLLLANDEAKRLLGLPEDADGRHIADVPGLDRRMADLLLSGREATDEVLESGDRLLVVNQRPTHPGGRPEGAAITIRDSTEMQVLTTRAETARRRLKLLYDAGGDIGTSLDVVRTAEELAAVAVPRFADFVTVDLADQVIDGEEPRAGSDMRRTAVYGIRSDHPLYPVGRLIDFLPSTPQARGYGTGRAELVPDLAEAPGWQAQDPPRARAIVEYGIHSLIAAPLMARGVVLGVVNFWRSEKQEPFDEDELSLAEELVARAAVSMDNARRYTREHALAVTLQRSLLPRALPEQSAMDVAHFYLPAQSGVGGDWFDVIPLAGCRVALVVGDVVGHGLHAAATMGRLRTAVHNFSSLDLPPDEILARLDDLVQRIDHDGEGDDVNGGVLGATCLYAIYDPVSQRCTMARAGHLPPLVVAPDGTTEIVELPAGPPLGLGGMPFETAELDLAEGSQLVLYTDGLIEERTRDISEGLELLRVALSHPDRDPHESCRAVLDMLLPPRPTDDVALLIARTKTLGPDRVAQWDVPFRPSAVGAMRNAAAKKLDEWGLTDLGFATELILSELITNALRHGRGPVRVRLLHDHNLTCEVWDASSTAPHLRYAATTDEGGRGLFLVAQLSEHWGTRYTPEGKVIWAELALPGGTGDTEAAFAAFLDVDPL, encoded by the coding sequence GTGGCGATCGTGGTGTTGCTCGCGGCCGGGGCCCTGCTGGCCCTGGTCCTCCAGTCGAAGCACGACACCGAACGCGAGGCCCGCAACCGGTCGGTGTCCGTGGCCCAGACCTTCGCCCACTCCCTGGGCCTCCAGGACACCCTCAAGACGTCCGACCCGTCCGCGGTCCTCCAGCCCCTCGCCGAGACCACGCGCAAGGCCGCCGGGGTGGACTTCGTCGTGGTCATGGACACCAAGGGCATCCGGTACAGCCACCCCCAGCCCGACCGCATCGGGAAACGCTTCGTCGGCACCATCGAGCCCTCGCTGAAGGGCCAGGTCCACACCGAGAGCGTCGACGGCCCGCTCGGCAAGGAGATCCAGGCCGTGGTGCCGGTCACCGGGCCCGACGGCAAGGTCGTCGGCCTCGTGTCCGCAGGCCTCACGGTCAAGAACGTCACCGGCGTCGTCGACCGCCAGCTCCCGGTCATCCTCCTCGCCATCGCCACCGGCCTGGCCCTGGCCACCGTCGGCACGGCCCTGATCAGCAGGCGCCTGCGCCGCCAGACCCACGGGCTCGGCACGCAGGAGATGACCCGCATGTACGAGCACCACGACGCGGTGCTCCACGCCGTCCGCGAGGGGGTGCTGATCACCGACGGCGAGGGGCGGCTCCTGCTGGCCAACGACGAGGCCAAACGCCTGCTCGGACTGCCGGAGGACGCCGACGGACGCCACATCGCGGACGTACCCGGCCTGGACCGCCGGATGGCGGACCTGCTGCTCTCCGGCCGGGAGGCCACCGACGAGGTCCTGGAGAGCGGCGACCGGCTGCTCGTCGTCAACCAGCGGCCCACCCACCCCGGGGGCCGCCCCGAGGGCGCCGCCATCACCATCCGCGACTCCACCGAGATGCAGGTCCTGACCACCCGGGCGGAAACGGCCCGCAGACGCCTGAAGCTGCTCTACGACGCGGGCGGCGACATCGGCACCAGCCTCGACGTGGTGCGCACGGCCGAGGAACTCGCCGCCGTGGCCGTCCCCCGCTTCGCAGACTTCGTCACCGTCGACCTGGCCGACCAGGTCATCGACGGCGAGGAGCCCCGCGCCGGGTCCGACATGCGGCGCACCGCGGTCTACGGCATCCGCTCCGACCACCCCCTCTACCCCGTCGGCCGACTGATCGACTTCCTGCCGTCCACCCCCCAGGCCCGCGGCTACGGCACCGGCCGGGCCGAGCTCGTACCCGACCTGGCCGAGGCACCGGGCTGGCAGGCCCAGGACCCGCCGCGGGCCCGAGCCATCGTCGAGTACGGCATCCATTCGCTCATCGCCGCCCCGCTGATGGCCCGGGGCGTCGTACTCGGCGTGGTCAACTTCTGGCGGTCGGAGAAGCAGGAGCCCTTCGACGAGGACGAGCTGTCACTGGCCGAGGAACTCGTCGCCCGCGCGGCCGTCAGCATGGACAACGCCCGCCGCTACACCCGGGAACACGCCCTCGCCGTGACCCTCCAGCGCAGCCTGCTGCCGCGCGCCCTGCCCGAGCAGAGCGCCATGGACGTGGCGCACTTCTACCTGCCCGCGCAGTCCGGGGTCGGCGGCGACTGGTTCGACGTCATCCCGCTGGCGGGCTGCCGCGTGGCCCTGGTCGTCGGGGACGTCGTCGGGCACGGCCTGCACGCCGCCGCCACCATGGGGCGCCTGCGCACCGCCGTGCACAACTTCTCCTCCCTCGACCTGCCCCCCGACGAGATCCTGGCCCGCCTGGACGACCTCGTACAGCGCATCGACCACGACGGGGAGGGCGACGACGTGAACGGCGGCGTACTCGGCGCCACCTGCCTGTACGCGATCTACGACCCGGTGTCCCAGCGCTGCACGATGGCCCGGGCCGGCCACCTGCCCCCGCTGGTCGTCGCCCCCGACGGCACCACGGAGATCGTGGAGCTGCCGGCCGGACCCCCGCTCGGGCTGGGCGGCATGCCCTTCGAGACCGCGGAGCTGGACCTCGCGGAAGGCAGCCAGCTCGTCCTGTACACGGACGGGCTGATCGAGGAGCGGACCCGGGACATCAGCGAGGGCCTGGAACTGCTGCGGGTGGCGCTCAGCCACCCGGACCGGGACCCGCACGAAAGCTGCCGGGCGGTGCTCGACATGCTGCTGCCGCCCCGCCCCACCGACGACGTGGCCCTGCTCATCGCCCGGACCAAGACGCTCGGCCCGGACCGGGTCGCCCAATGGGACGTACCGTTCCGGCCGAGCGCCGTCGGAGCCATGCGCAACGCCGCCGCCAAGAAGCTCGACGAGTGGGGCCTGACCGACCTCGGCTTCGCCACGGAACTGATCCTCAGCGAGCTGATCACCAACGCCCTGCGGCACGGCAGGGGGCCCGTACGGGTACGCCTGCTCCACGACCACAACCTGACCTGCGAGGTGTGGGACGCCAGCAGCACGGCCCCCCACCTGCGCTACGCCGCCACCACGGACGAGGGCGGCCGGGGCCTGTTCCTCGTCGCGCAGCTCAGCGAGCACTGGGGCACCCGCTACACACCCGAGGGCAAGGTCATCTGGGCGGAACTTGCGCTGCCCGGGGGCACGGGCGACACCGAGGCCGCCTTCGCCGCCTTCCTGGACGTGGACCCCCTCTGA
- a CDS encoding VanW family protein produces the protein MGRVRSWAGNRRITLPLVAGGAVVLGLGGLYGTAFAVGGDIDQGTHVLGVDIGGMSRAEARRALTRELGPTAAAPIAVKIGDRVEKADPAALGLSLDTDATLDSAVRTGYGPVTVIGSLFTSADRDVAPVIRMNEQTARAAVDRLGKAAEQQVRDGVIGFEKGAAKAVAPLTGVSLVEDKALDTLRDAYLRPAADPVVLPVKRTEPRVDAQETERAMRQFAQPAMSGPVNLTVAGKSLSIPPAVLGEHLKMRADAQGRLVPDLDSKGLLADPAVARPIDEVTHPPRDAAPRLGADGRVVIADLGREGRQVTQEALGRAVLPLLTRTGAARSAEVATVAVEPDFTGEEARRLGIKEKVSSFTVNFPAAPYRTTNIGRAVELINGSVVMPGEEWSFNRTVGERTPENGFVDGIMINDGQYVKSPGGGVSAVATTMYNAAFFAGVKTVEHGAHSFYIERYPEGREATVAWGTLDLRWVNDTGHPLYIQAQSTDTSLTISLLGTKKYDEIRATKGPRTNVTPPGKRTGSGETCEAQTPLEGFDVAVGRVFVQGGEEVRREDFTTHYTPRDEVTCTPEGAPEGSPDATAGATPGATPGATPGSTPGATPQPPNPSGAPANGVQAVDERHAD, from the coding sequence ATGGGACGCGTGCGCAGCTGGGCCGGCAACCGACGGATCACTCTGCCCCTGGTGGCCGGAGGAGCCGTCGTACTGGGGCTGGGCGGCCTCTACGGGACGGCCTTCGCGGTCGGTGGCGACATCGACCAGGGCACGCACGTCCTGGGCGTGGACATCGGCGGCATGAGCCGCGCCGAGGCCCGCCGGGCGCTGACCCGCGAGCTCGGGCCCACCGCGGCCGCACCGATCGCCGTGAAGATCGGCGACCGCGTGGAGAAGGCCGACCCCGCCGCGCTGGGGCTCTCGCTCGACACCGATGCGACCCTCGACAGCGCCGTACGCACCGGATACGGCCCGGTCACCGTGATCGGCAGTCTCTTCACCTCGGCCGACCGCGACGTGGCACCCGTGATCCGCATGAACGAGCAGACCGCCCGGGCCGCGGTCGACCGCCTCGGCAAGGCCGCCGAGCAGCAGGTCCGCGACGGGGTGATCGGCTTCGAGAAGGGCGCGGCGAAGGCCGTCGCCCCGCTGACCGGCGTCTCCCTCGTCGAGGACAAGGCCCTCGACACCCTCCGTGACGCCTATCTGCGGCCGGCCGCAGATCCGGTCGTCCTGCCCGTGAAGCGCACCGAGCCCCGGGTCGACGCGCAGGAGACCGAACGGGCCATGCGCCAGTTCGCCCAGCCGGCGATGTCCGGGCCCGTCAACCTCACCGTCGCCGGGAAGAGCCTGTCCATACCCCCCGCCGTCCTCGGCGAGCACCTGAAGATGCGGGCCGACGCACAGGGCCGCCTCGTACCCGACCTCGACTCCAAGGGCCTGCTCGCCGACCCGGCCGTGGCCCGGCCGATCGACGAGGTCACCCACCCGCCGCGCGATGCCGCGCCCCGCCTCGGCGCGGACGGCCGCGTGGTGATCGCCGACCTCGGCCGTGAGGGGCGACAGGTCACGCAGGAGGCGCTCGGCCGGGCCGTGCTGCCGCTGCTGACCCGCACGGGCGCGGCCCGCAGCGCCGAGGTCGCCACCGTCGCCGTCGAACCGGACTTCACCGGCGAGGAGGCGCGGCGCCTCGGGATCAAGGAGAAGGTCTCCTCCTTCACCGTGAACTTCCCGGCCGCCCCCTACCGCACCACCAACATCGGCCGCGCCGTGGAGCTCATCAACGGCTCCGTCGTCATGCCGGGGGAGGAGTGGAGCTTCAACCGCACGGTCGGTGAGCGCACCCCCGAGAACGGCTTCGTCGACGGCATCATGATCAATGACGGCCAGTACGTGAAATCGCCCGGCGGCGGTGTCTCGGCGGTCGCCACGACCATGTACAACGCCGCGTTCTTCGCGGGCGTCAAGACCGTCGAGCACGGGGCCCACTCCTTCTACATCGAGCGGTACCCCGAGGGCCGGGAGGCGACCGTCGCCTGGGGCACCCTCGACCTGCGGTGGGTCAACGACACCGGTCACCCCCTGTACATCCAGGCACAGTCCACCGACACCTCGCTGACGATCTCCCTCCTCGGTACGAAGAAGTACGACGAGATACGCGCGACCAAGGGGCCGCGCACCAACGTCACCCCGCCCGGCAAGCGCACCGGCAGCGGCGAGACGTGCGAGGCCCAGACTCCGCTGGAGGGCTTCGACGTCGCCGTCGGCCGGGTCTTCGTCCAGGGCGGCGAGGAAGTCCGGCGCGAGGACTTCACGACCCACTACACGCCGCGCGACGAGGTCACCTGCACCCCGGAGGGGGCTCCTGAGGGCTCCCCGGACGCGACCGCGGGCGCCACCCCCGGCGCCACCCCGGGCGCCACACCTGGCTCCACGCCCGGTGCCACCCCGCAGCCCCCGAACCCGTCCGGCGCCCCCGCGAACGGCGTCCAGGCCGTGGACGAGCGTCACGCCGACTGA
- a CDS encoding serine/threonine protein kinase, which translates to MLELTGSGAEPLQAGDPRRIGSIPLAGRLGAGGMGRVYLGIREGRYVAVKQLLPSVVGEDQDFLRRFGHELDNLARLPADATAPLLDSDRTAAPPWFATAYIPGLTLREAIALHGGPLPAQALWLLLREAAAGLAAVHALDMVHRDLKPSNVMLTLDGLTLIDFGVARAAEQSQLTRTGMVVGTPAYMAPEQASGRRRLSGATDVFALGSVLAYAACGQPPFGDESGHGVLYRIVHEEPDLDPLRELEPDLADLVAACLDKDPEGRPTAAELLERACAHGPFAAPLWPRAIAERLAERAAFAAKVPEIDVPTIPLAGEKPEAEAEPDSAATPGPVALAPPATARPERAERRRRTRVLLAVVPVVVVAGGTTLAIQHLPYTSAPRAGAGSTPSTQVTAPVGPTAPAAAAGSPSGTASPAQPPAQDPAQAGTGSPPAAVGTGPGGGAQPGSGNAGNSGNPANAGGAGGTRPSNGGTSTAPTAPAPPAPPASGTFRFSNGNNSKCITQVFGSSDFGDCADGSARWTVQGRPDGSFKLVNQQSGSCLYANMLGQAVFVGDCAQDTARLWRTGSGGSLRNDYNGGCLDLGMSSGLVTKSCGGEASQRWTRQN; encoded by the coding sequence GTGTTAGAGCTGACGGGGAGCGGAGCCGAACCGCTGCAGGCGGGAGACCCGCGCCGGATCGGGTCGATCCCGCTGGCGGGCCGGCTCGGCGCCGGAGGCATGGGGCGGGTGTACCTCGGGATCCGCGAGGGCCGGTACGTCGCCGTCAAGCAACTGCTGCCCTCCGTCGTCGGCGAGGACCAGGACTTCCTGCGCCGCTTCGGACACGAACTGGACAACCTCGCCCGGCTGCCCGCGGACGCCACCGCGCCCTTGCTGGACAGCGACCGCACCGCCGCTCCCCCGTGGTTCGCCACCGCGTACATCCCCGGGCTCACCCTGCGGGAGGCGATCGCCCTGCACGGCGGCCCGCTGCCCGCCCAGGCGCTGTGGCTGCTGCTGAGGGAGGCCGCGGCGGGGCTGGCGGCGGTGCACGCGCTGGACATGGTGCACCGGGACCTCAAGCCGTCCAACGTGATGCTGACGCTCGACGGCCTCACCCTCATCGACTTCGGCGTGGCCCGGGCCGCGGAGCAGAGCCAGCTGACCCGGACCGGCATGGTCGTGGGCACGCCCGCATACATGGCGCCCGAACAGGCTTCGGGGCGGCGGCGGTTGAGCGGCGCCACCGATGTGTTCGCACTGGGCTCCGTACTCGCGTACGCGGCGTGCGGTCAGCCGCCCTTCGGCGACGAGTCCGGGCACGGCGTGCTGTACCGCATCGTCCACGAGGAACCCGACCTGGACCCCCTGCGGGAGCTGGAGCCGGACCTCGCCGACCTGGTCGCGGCCTGCCTCGACAAGGACCCGGAAGGCCGGCCCACCGCCGCGGAGCTGCTCGAACGCGCCTGCGCACACGGTCCGTTCGCCGCCCCCCTGTGGCCGCGGGCCATCGCCGAGCGCCTGGCCGAGCGGGCCGCCTTCGCCGCGAAGGTGCCGGAGATCGACGTACCGACGATCCCGCTCGCCGGGGAAAAGCCGGAAGCGGAAGCGGAACCGGACTCTGCTGCGACCCCGGGGCCCGTCGCCCTCGCTCCCCCGGCCACGGCCCGGCCGGAGCGGGCCGAGCGCCGGCGCCGGACCCGCGTGCTCCTCGCCGTCGTGCCCGTGGTCGTGGTCGCGGGCGGTACGACCCTCGCCATCCAGCACCTCCCGTACACCTCCGCGCCGCGGGCCGGAGCCGGAAGCACCCCCTCCACCCAGGTCACCGCGCCGGTCGGCCCGACGGCGCCGGCGGCGGCAGCAGGCAGCCCCTCGGGTACGGCGTCACCCGCGCAGCCGCCCGCACAGGACCCGGCGCAGGCCGGTACGGGCAGCCCCCCGGCCGCGGTCGGCACCGGCCCCGGCGGCGGGGCGCAACCCGGCTCGGGCAACGCCGGCAACTCCGGCAACCCCGCGAACGCCGGTGGCGCCGGCGGCACGCGCCCCTCCAACGGCGGTACGTCCACGGCCCCCACCGCCCCGGCACCCCCCGCACCGCCCGCCTCCGGCACCTTCCGCTTCAGCAACGGCAACAACAGCAAGTGCATCACGCAGGTCTTCGGATCCTCGGACTTCGGCGACTGCGCGGACGGGAGCGCCCGGTGGACGGTCCAGGGCCGACCGGACGGCAGCTTCAAGCTCGTCAACCAGCAGAGCGGCAGCTGCCTGTACGCCAACATGCTCGGCCAGGCGGTCTTCGTCGGCGACTGCGCCCAGGACACGGCCCGCCTGTGGCGCACCGGGTCGGGCGGCAGCCTCCGCAACGACTACAACGGAGGCTGCCTCGACCTGGGCATGAGCAGCGGCCTGGTCACCAAGTCCTGCGGCGGCGAAGCATCGCAGCGCTGGACGCGGCAGAACTAG
- a CDS encoding IS5 family transposase codes for MPLSDAQWARIEPLLPDRTPKRGGRWRDHREVIDGIAFKFQSGSQWVHLPERYGNWRGVYNRLRMWAADGTWERVLTALMAQADADEDLNWAVSVDSTIVRAHQHAAGARKRGAPTG; via the coding sequence GTGCCATTGAGTGACGCGCAGTGGGCGCGGATCGAGCCGTTGCTTCCGGACCGGACGCCGAAACGAGGTGGTCGATGGAGGGATCACCGCGAGGTGATCGATGGGATCGCTTTCAAGTTCCAGAGCGGATCGCAGTGGGTCCACCTGCCGGAGAGGTACGGCAACTGGAGGGGTGTCTACAACCGGCTGCGGATGTGGGCCGCCGACGGCACCTGGGAGCGGGTGTTGACCGCGCTCATGGCACAGGCCGACGCGGATGAGGACCTGAACTGGGCCGTTTCGGTGGACTCCACGATCGTGCGTGCTCACCAGCACGCGGCCGGGGCCCGTAAAAGAGGGGCTCCGACAGGCTAG
- a CDS encoding Imm21 family immunity protein codes for MITSSSTADDASHPSPIWVESMGGPLIVVPVSALASWGGCTEDGLMAGDATAPDDYDRACAVDDLAGVIPIDENGAQALVLADEPATSCYLPQHRAFLRWRAADSEAGLRAAADTVLADPATMWEECGTWASDGPAVLMDSAEAGSDLGIEYPDGGMPAEAPVSLPAGRWRVRATQAEVDEENWVGLVQLLPAES; via the coding sequence ATGATCACCTCTTCATCCACCGCCGACGATGCCTCCCACCCCTCCCCTATCTGGGTGGAGTCGATGGGCGGCCCTCTGATCGTCGTCCCCGTCTCCGCCCTGGCTTCCTGGGGCGGGTGCACGGAGGATGGTCTTATGGCGGGAGACGCCACCGCCCCAGACGACTACGACCGGGCCTGTGCGGTGGACGATCTGGCCGGTGTGATCCCCATCGACGAGAACGGTGCGCAGGCACTGGTGCTGGCGGATGAGCCGGCGACCAGCTGCTATCTGCCCCAGCACCGAGCATTCCTGCGGTGGCGCGCTGCCGACTCCGAGGCCGGACTGAGAGCCGCGGCGGACACGGTCCTTGCAGACCCGGCCACGATGTGGGAGGAGTGCGGCACCTGGGCCTCGGACGGTCCGGCGGTGCTCATGGACTCCGCCGAAGCGGGTTCCGACCTGGGCATCGAGTACCCCGATGGTGGGATGCCCGCCGAGGCGCCGGTCTCACTGCCCGCCGGCCGCTGGAGGGTCCGCGCCACGCAGGCCGAGGTGGACGAGGAGAACTGGGTCGGCCTGGTCCAGCTCCTGCCCGCTGAATCCTGA
- a CDS encoding transposase: MSCVITASEPSWIAPFTGVAPRQFNRVVRALRRGGADIARRGRPWGIPLEDRVLLVAAYWRTNLTLRQLAPLFGVSKSAAGRIVRQVGPLLAFGPRKQFRKDAVLIVDGTLVPTRDHAVAERSKNYRYSRNHQVVVDADTQLVVLVGRPLPGNRNDCKAWGLSGAKAAVGNTVVIADGGYRGTGLVIPHRRAPGQSELPAWKEDHNASHRMVRARVEHALARMKNWKILRDCRLKGDGVHHAMLGIAHLHNLARRG, encoded by the coding sequence GTGTCATGCGTGATCACAGCGTCCGAGCCGTCCTGGATAGCCCCGTTCACTGGTGTGGCTCCGCGCCAGTTCAACCGGGTGGTGCGTGCGCTGCGGCGCGGAGGCGCCGACATCGCTCGGCGGGGCCGGCCGTGGGGGATTCCACTGGAGGACCGGGTGCTTCTGGTGGCTGCGTACTGGCGTACTAACCTCACGCTGCGCCAGCTCGCTCCGCTCTTCGGTGTCTCGAAGTCCGCAGCAGGCCGCATCGTCAGGCAGGTCGGGCCTCTTCTCGCGTTCGGGCCCCGTAAGCAGTTTCGCAAGGACGCCGTGCTCATCGTGGACGGCACTCTGGTTCCCACCCGCGACCACGCGGTGGCGGAGCGGTCCAAGAACTACCGCTACTCGAGGAATCACCAGGTGGTCGTCGACGCCGACACCCAACTGGTGGTTCTGGTCGGCCGACCGTTGCCAGGCAACCGCAATGACTGCAAGGCATGGGGGCTATCCGGGGCGAAGGCCGCCGTCGGGAACACCGTAGTGATCGCCGACGGTGGCTATCGGGGTACCGGACTTGTCATCCCGCACCGCCGCGCCCCTGGGCAGAGCGAACTGCCCGCCTGGAAGGAAGATCACAACGCCTCTCACCGCATGGTCCGCGCTCGGGTCGAGCATGCTCTTGCCCGGATGAAGAACTGGAAGATCCTGCGTGACTGCCGCCTCAAGGGCGATGGCGTGCACCACGCGATGCTCGGCATTGCTCATCTGCACAACCTTGCGCGCCGCGGCTGA
- a CDS encoding GNAT family N-acetyltransferase, whose product MLIRREAPADLAAVRAVTIASSHKPYEEEPVEVMLQDALWRGEDWIPALSLVAEGVDGAIIGHALCTWGRIGTVRVPNLSLLGVHGEHRRRGCGTALVHATLAAADALDAPMVVVLGDPDFYGRFGFRPSTDFGIVGEELAWEHPFQIRTLAAYDPSVRGEFIYPEPFGNV is encoded by the coding sequence ATGCTGATCAGACGAGAAGCCCCCGCCGACCTGGCCGCTGTCCGTGCGGTGACCATCGCTTCCTCCCACAAGCCGTATGAGGAGGAACCGGTGGAGGTGATGCTGCAGGACGCATTGTGGAGGGGTGAAGACTGGATCCCAGCGCTCTCGCTGGTGGCTGAGGGCGTGGACGGTGCGATCATCGGCCACGCTCTGTGCACCTGGGGCCGAATCGGTACCGTCCGAGTCCCCAATCTCAGCCTGCTCGGTGTGCACGGCGAGCATCGCCGGCGCGGCTGCGGAACCGCCCTGGTCCACGCCACTCTCGCTGCGGCAGACGCCCTCGACGCCCCGATGGTCGTTGTCCTCGGTGACCCCGACTTCTATGGGCGCTTCGGCTTCCGACCGAGCACTGACTTCGGAATCGTCGGCGAGGAACTGGCCTGGGAGCACCCGTTCCAGATCCGCACCCTGGCCGCCTACGATCCGTCCGTACGAGGTGAATTCATCTACCCAGAACCGTTCGGCAACGTCTGA